One Catenulispora sp. GP43 genomic window, CGCGGCGAATGCCTGATGTCGGTCATGGAAACTCAAGATATGGATGTCTCCATCATGATTTCGAAGGCGCCCGTCAAAGAGTCGGTGGCCATGGTCATCAGGAACTCCGAGGGCGAGTTCCTGGTGGTGAGGCGGGCTGACGACGACGAGTCGCTGCCCGGGGTGTGGGGGCTGCCGGCGGCGAGCATCGGTGCGGACGAGAGCGCGGCGCAGGCCTTGGTCAGAGCCGGCCGGCAGAAACTCGGCGTGCGCCTGCTGCCGGGCGATCGCATCGGCGACGACGACGCCGACCGCGGGACGTACCGTCTCCATCTGACCGACTATGAAGCGACGATCCTGGAAGGCGAGCCCGGAGTGCCCCAGCCCGACTCCTCGGTGAGCCAGTATTCCGACGTGAAGTACGTCTCGGACGCCTCAGTGCTTTTCGAAGCCGCGCAGCTGGGCAGTCTCTGCTCCCGTGTCTTCCTCCGGTCG contains:
- a CDS encoding NUDIX hydrolase, whose protein sequence is MSVMETQDMDVSIMISKAPVKESVAMVIRNSEGEFLVVRRADDDESLPGVWGLPAASIGADESAAQALVRAGRQKLGVRLLPGDRIGDDDADRGTYRLHLTDYEATILEGEPGVPQPDSSVSQYSDVKYVSDASVLFEAAQLGSLCSRVFLRSLGVAWGGESNDQEAPASA